The following are encoded together in the Lactuca sativa cultivar Salinas chromosome 1, Lsat_Salinas_v11, whole genome shotgun sequence genome:
- the LOC111886040 gene encoding uncharacterized protein LOC111886040, with amino-acid sequence MDNSYVKKMAVVELHKASTLDSYVNNKEKSTTRTSSIRKMWQDLESEGKCESIESEDTNEIENESPKNQNQEAVDNRLCLKRSPSLDVPAKERVRKVFHDWGSKSFEGHTQYSSRMNNCSRAESVFIRRVYGRQAVLDLLAKFMRERKTEVEDLLKNQFVSNFPHRPRIQSLLKGRFLRNKRFAEDQKQASVAESELGLLRQTHSVSDIRKGFLSKLNNYEKNASEVNDNIRQAEEIVHEIGEEFETTNLTSKQEAYNPQQLSSQAGERHDDEDDDDDDDDFIMQYEERDDSVEETNQITYHAEFPQGSQSNEEVRLHPLHTSTDSLNWQEISHAEEEWDESDSEEDEDDDSEWHHLTRTNSDEGIDVNSPVRSDSQEWIETLESRSNAFYWFDDDDNNDSRLELTQLTNRRTVSNLLQSDFGARLNHLLMQSYVNRQNQAFESQNEAVDSSSVVIPKTEEEREIINGLRVDMDALQERMNEMQRMLEACVDMQKSVHQELNSALNQSSSCYLCCDDGFESLPEERSGVHMCICSKCAQKINWSKLKESVR; translated from the exons ATGGATAATTCTTACGTGAAGAAAATGGCAGTTGTTGAATTACACAAGGCGTCAACACTTGATTCATATGTTAATAATAAAGAGAAATCAACCACAAGAACATCATCCATCAGGAAAATGTGGCAGGATCTTGAAAGTGAGGGCAAATGCGAAAGCATTGAAAGTGAAGATACCAATGAAATTGAAAACGAGAGTCCTAAAAACCAAAATCAAGAAGCAGTTGATAATAGATTATGCTTGAAGCGTTCTCCTTCTCTCGATGTTCCAGCAAAAGAGCGCGTGAGGAAAGTTTTCCATGATTGGGGAAGCAAAAGCTTTGAAGGTCATACACAGTATAGTTCACGTATGAATAATTGTTCAAGGGCAGAATCGGTATTTATCCGTAGGGTATATGGTAGACAGGCTGTTCTGGACTTGTTAGCGAAGTTTATGAGAGAAAGGAAAACAGAGGTTGAGGATTTATTGAAAAATCAATTCGTATCAAATTTCCCTCATCGCCCTCGAATTCAG TCATTGCTGAAAGGTAGATTTTTGAGGAACAAAAGATTTGCAGAAGATCAAAAACAGGCTTCTGTTGCTGAAAGTGAATTAGGGTTATTGAGGCAAACACATTCTGTATCTGATATAAG GAAGGGCTTCCTCTCTAAATTGAATAACTATGAGAAAAATGCTTCAGAGGTCAATGACAACATCCGACAAGCTGAAGAAATCGTTCATGAAATTGGTGAAGAATTTGAAACAACTAATTTAACAAGCAAACAGGAAGCTTACAATCCACAACAGTTGTCTTCACAAGCAGGAGAAAGACATGATGATGAagacgacgatgatgatgatgacgacttTATCATGCAATATGAAGAAAGAGACGATTCAGTGGAAGAAACCAATCAAATCACTTATCACGCTGAATTCCCACAGGGATCTCAATCGAATGAAGAAGTGCGTTTACATCCTTTACACACGAGTACAGATAGTTTAAATTGGCAAGAAATTTCACACGCAGAAGAAGAGTGGGATGAATCCGAttcagaagaagatgaagatgatgacagTGAATGGCATCATTTAACTCGGACCAACTCAGACGAGGGTATAGATGTCAATTCACCAGTAAGAAGCGACTCTCAAGAGTGGATCGAAACCCTAGAAAGCAGGAGTAACGCATTCTATTGGTTCGATGACGATGATAATAACGACAGCAGATTAGAACTCACGCAACTTACAAACAG AAGAACAGTCTCTAATCTTCTTCAAAGTGATTTTGGTGCACGTTTGAATCATCTGTTGATGCAATCATATGTGAATCGACAAAATCAAGCATTTGAATCACAAAATGAAGCTGTTGATTCATCATCAGTTGTCATCCCAAAAACAGAGGAGGAAAGGGAGATAATCAATGGATTAAGGGTTGATATGGATGCACTTCAAGAAAGAATGAATGAGATGCAGAGGATGCTGGAAGCTTGTGTGGATATGCAAAAATCAGTGCATCAAGAGCTTAATTCAGCTCTGAATCAGTCATCATCTTGCTATTTATGTTGTGATGATGGTTTTGAATCATTACCTGAAGAAAG ATCTGGTGTACACATGTGTATATGCTCAAAATGTGCTCAGAAAATAAACTGGTCAAAGCTAAAGGAAAGTGTGAGGTGA